The genomic DNA cacgggaaagttgtttctccggtgaaaaagatcctgtctggctgtaagtctcagttactgaaacacgTAGTGTCGCACCATAGAcaggtatatatgatacttaataaccgagatgtAGAGCTCAACCTCTGCTTctacgttaaagtagatgattatgaatatgtgATTTTTGCAACTTCGTCAGCtatgaagtgttttggttgcggagAAGAGGGACACGCCGCGGTGGTGGTGGGGGACCCCCCCATGGCAGTGGCTGCTGTTACGGATGTGATAGCTTCGACTGGGTGGCCTGTGGTGGCTCCGCAAACCTTGCAGCGCTGCGccactgctgtgtctgacctggtgcatgaggcaggtggtgatgtttcacagggtgtacagaaaagtgaggaaagaTTTGGGTGACGCAGGTGAAAGTAAAGTGggtgaaaaaaattaaaagaaaatagataaaaagagcaaagagcaaaCGGAGACAGGTGAAGTCAGTAAAACACAGATTGGAGAGGCAGGTGAAGTACAGAATAATGGTACAGTGGAAAAGATGACATGGGGCGAACAGGTcgaggaggcagagatggaggaggaagtgacaatattaaaggtaaaacaaaaggcTGCTTCAAAACGcaggagacaaagaaaaactgcaaactgcagatgacattattgttattgttagaagCCAGAAggatgcagacattttaatcaatattgtgaGTAGTTTTAGTGTAGCATCGGCAGtgagggtgaattggaagaaaagtgaggccctcgctgtcggggagtggcgtggtggtctcccagttcttccccagagcctcacctggagaactgacggcctgaactATCTTGGTGcgtttttaggaaaataaattattgtccagaagaactgggagaacgtcacagaaaagattcagggaaagctttccaagtggaagtggctgctccctcagatgtcttttggTTTTGAACAACCTTgcagcatcccaattgtggcaccttctgacctgtgtagaccctccctcaggtattttagcaaaactacagaaagaaatggtggactttttttgggatggtctacactgggtgccacagggggtgctgttttatCCAGAgtggaggggggacagggccttgtccacctggccagccgaacagccacttttagacttctgtttttacaaaaatatcttaccggtccggctgatttggtgtggagagatgtgaccagttgcattctcagacgtgtaaataacctggggctggatgctgctctgttttaaactgattctaatttttttaagttaaatgggctgcctccgttttatcagggtgtttttaagtcttgggccctttttaatcataaaaggtgtccaatgtcggactctctgcactggttgttgaaggagcctttgatttacagagccaggctggacgtcagcagcagcagcacacccggcctggtggtggcgctctgcaggtccaaaaccctgtgcctgcagcaactggtggatgcagtggggccggcgctgagtgatgcccgagccctgggctttctgCTGGGTGTGATCTCCGCTCGAGTGGCCGAGAgaattctggagctgtggagccagaggctctctgggaaggagaggagccaaataaaagactacagtgacgggaaggcttctccagacccagcagacccttttccggagatcaacctgagcccagggctgggagaactgaccggtcccctgctcaaggtcactaacccggcaggactgacgctgcacagagctgccaaaaagactctatatacgaactgtgtgaaaagcatccacaagaaaggcctgtgcagcagaccctccactgtgtggagtaacagactgggtggaggaagtggagcaagcccacagtgggggtctttttacaaacctcccctcaaaaagcggacagccgacctccagtggaggattttacatggtgcagtcgcttgtaacgcttttatctctgtcattaatcctgctgtttttaacaagtgtccattctGCAATTTACGTGaaactgtattccatgtttttactgagtgtaagagactcacagagtttttctctcttttaacattggtttttagtcttttaacgtagtttttaccgagagtgtttttatcatgggagttgcctacaaaaaagacaacaaagaaaagtggtaGCTAccaaatttcctctcgggagaggcaaaaatggccatgtacattagcaggaaaaacaaagttgagaacagagaggggcaggaggccaagacagtgtggctctgtaacatcagggcaagactggctcgattttaggttttacaaacataccggggGTCTCGAGACTTtcaaagaacgttggtgtttttaaaaatattatctgcactgtgaataatgaatgtttacactttgcacagtgttttattggatactttttatatatttatagaattgttatttataaatatatatttttgatatgataatatgatttttcgttacactttattagtaaactgtttgttttaagaatatgtaaataaagtgtttttgaaaagtcaaaaaatctctctcgctctctctctctctctctctctctctctatatatatatatatatatatatatatatatatatatatatatatataatgtgtatgtgtatatatatgtatacatatatgtatgtgtgtgtatatatatatatatatatatatatatatatatatatatatatatgtgtgtgtatatatatatatatgtgtgtgtatatatatatatataaatatatgtgtatatatatatatatataaatatatgtgtatatatatatatatggtatagtgtatatatatatatatgtgtatatgttatatatatatgtatgtgtatatatatatatatttatatgtatgtgtatatatatatatataatatatatatatatatgtatgtgtatatatatatatataaatatatgtatatgtgtgtatactatatatatatatatatatatatatatatatatatatatatatctatatatatatatctatatatatgtatgtatatgtgtgtgtgtatatatatatgtgtatatatatatatatatatatatatatatattatatatcaaatcaaatttatttgtatagcccaatatcacaaattatacatttgtctcagtgtgctgtacagactgtacaggttacgacaccctctgtcctcagaccctctgtccttagaccctctgtccttacacccttgcatcgcacaaggaaaacgtcctaaaagaaaccccataattaaagggggaaaaaatggaagaaacctcagggagagcaactgaggagagatccctctcccaggacggacagacgtgcaatagatgtcgtatgtacaggataaacaacatagtacaaatacaacatttgacagaaattatgttgtgttgaaaaagagaaagtttggatgaatccaggaaaatgtcaaaaaggcttcctggtgtccagcaggaccagggcagcaggcgcagccacgattcctgatcctgacgtaaactttatcagtggcaacctgccacatgatacacagaaactccggggatgagttagtaacacacatttacatatatccatacagatagagggagaagaagagagggaggagaggagagaggaagagaaggaagagagcagggaggtgtcccccggcagtctaagcctatagcagcataactaggggctgaaacagggcaaacctgagccagccctaactataagctttatcaaaaaggaaagtctttagcctactcttaaatgtggagagtgtgtctgcctcccgaacacaaactggaagctggttccactggagaggagcttgatagctgaaggctctggctcccattgtactcttagagactctaggaaccacaagtaaccctgcagtctgggagcgtaatgctctagttggtttataaggtactatgagatctttaagatatgctggagcctgaccattaattgctttgtaagtcaggagaaggattttgaattctattctgtattttaccaggagccagtgcagagcagctaatacaggagtaatatgatcctgtttccttgttcttgtcaatacacgtgccgctgcattttggatcaatatatatatatatatatatatatatatatatatatatatatatatatgtatgtatatatatatatgtatgtgcacAGCTGTCAGGTGCTGGAAAAGCTTGAAAATGAAAGTCACTGTCAAACCTAAGTCGATGCTAAGGTGTAAAAGCAATCTACTTCAAACACTTCTTTATGTGCAGAATCAGAACGCTGTTGTCTCTCACAGCAGATATCTTCTTATTTCCACTCTGCTCTCCATATCGCAGGTGGATGCCAGCGCCTCTTACAGGATGAACCCACTCGTTGCCCCCAACATCGACCGCAACACTCTGGTGGGAGAAAACTACTGCCCCCACGGAGGAATCCTCTACCCCGGCCTCCACCCTCTCTCTGCTGAAAAGCCGCAGGAGTCTGGCGCTTCCCTCCCCCTCGGCTACGATCTTCTGTACAAACCAGGTTTGTTGGATGGGCAGAAATCTGCAAATGGATACGTTGGACTGTATAAGATCCCACCACCAGGGGCGCAGAAATCCCTGCTTGTTCCTGCTACAGGGGGAGAAGGCCATGGGTTGGACCGCCGGGTTCAAGCCAATGACAAGCAGTCGGAGCTCGGCTTGAATAGTGCCTGGAGACTGCCCTGGATGAGCCCTTACACTGCTGATGCAACCATGTACCCCTTCCTGGACATGGCGTACAAGGCCTCCTTCCTCACGCAGCCATCGCCCTTCCTCCACCAGCAGCTGGCGTATCAATCATTGTGTGCCGCGGGAACAGGAAGCAGCGCAGAGGACAGACTTTTCTACCTGCCTCATTATGGCCAGAGCCATATCTCCTCCCCACTGGGCTCTCTAATCAGGATCCCGACAACACCTCCAGCTCCTGCTGTCCTTTCACCCCTGCCCCACTTCCAGGACAAAGACTTACAGGGTCCTCATCAGGAAAACTCTGCCTTTAGTCCACAGATCCACCAGGAGCCTCAAGCTGTTCATCATACTGAGCAACAACATGGCGCAAAGTCCAGTCAAACCATGTCCACCAAGAACATTATCAGCAGCAGTAGTGGAGGTAGTTCCTCTAGCACTGCTGACTTAGAGTCAGCCCCAGTTCCCCATCCTCCATGCTCAGTTCCCCTTAACAACACCACCCCAGACCTCCAGAAGTCTCTTTACAGAAACACCTCCTCAGCCTCACTGCCCACGTCTCGTCCCTTTTACTTGGGCAGCCTGAGCTCCGAGCAGCGCTCTCCAATGCACTCAGGAAGCAAAACCAAAGATGGCAGCTCCAACCGCTCCAGTGCAGAGAAGAGTATATCACCTGCAAAGACATTACTGGACAGACCTGTACCTCAGAATCCTGCTAAAAACCCCGGGGAGAAACCTTTGGATCTGTCTGCCAAAGAGTTGGAAGAATTCTCAAATAAATTCTCGTCAAAATTAGAGGCTCTGGCCAAGTTGGGATATTTACCACCATCTCATTACGGGCTGCTGACCAGTCGGGAGCAGAACCTTAAGAAGGGTCAACCCCCAACTGTTGGCAAGACTGCAGATCATCCTGAAATGATTAGCACTGCACCCTCCCCTTGGGTTGTTCCTTCCCCAGCCGCCAGCTCTACGCACCGCAGCAGAAGCTGccaaattattaaaaacaagagTGTGGACAATACTTCTCAAAACTCACCTGGCTCAACGACAGTTGAAGTAACCAGTATTCCCAACCCTGCCTCGGGGGGAAGATCATCATCTCCTTCCCCAAAGTCTAAAGTTGAAAGGTCACGCGTCACCCCGACTGATTTGGAAAATCCAAACAGTAAAGGAAACAAGAGCATACCTCCTGCTAAACCAGAGGCTCAAGAGAGCCAACTTCATCCACAGCAGCAAACCCGTATGGGAAACTCCTCTAGTAAAATCTATGGCGACTCCTACCTCCCTCCTGGTTTAGGTTACACTAACCGCTACATCCCGTACTCGGTTGCTGAGAATATGTCTTTGCAACGCATGAACATACCAGGCAAAGGGGCTGTCTATACTCACCCTGCCTTGCTTGGCAACAGCAGCTTTTACCCGCCTCGCATGGCACCAAAACTTACATATGGAGTACCTCCAAACCAGGGTGACTTCATGACATACCAGAATACCCGGGGGATGGCCCCTCCACTCGTCTCCTCCCACCCAGGTTTTGGCCAACAGGATAAAACCTGGAGTGCAGAACCATGCAGAAACCAGGAGAGGCTGGACGCTGAAAGCTCCCAGAAGAGGGACAACAAGACTCCTGCAAGAGATGAAGTAGTTTGTATTGACCTGGTGCGATATGAGGCAGATGATGAATTGTCCACCAACAGGCACAGAGAAGATTCCTCCAAGAATGGCAGTAGTGGCTGTAACTACATCCAAGATCCTCCAAAAGTCGTTCCTCACAGCCAGGCTGCCGAGCCGAGCCAAGGCTTACTGCCCAAAACTTCCCAACCACAAACTCTTCATCAAAACTCTTCCTCTCCTGGTGAAGAGATCCCAGAGGAGTTCCCAGAAACGGAGGAGCCACTTAGTCCCTTTCCAGACATCCCAGAGGAGCAGACGATGCGCTGCGCCCGAACTTCTCCGCAGCAATTTTCTAGAAAGTCTAAATCTGGAAGTGGTGCTGAGGATTGTATTGTCCCAAGTAATGTTAATGAAGCTAAGTCCTTATCCAATAAAAATGTCATCCCTGAGCCAAGCCCTTCCAGAAGCAGTGACGCGTTGGATCCTTTCAGCAAAGAAAATGGTTTTAGTGACAGCAACATCCTGGCAGCAGTCACAATCCTGAAGAGTCCGGTTAATGGTGGCACTTCAGACGGCACAGTTTGCAGCAGTAAAGAACCAGTATGTAGAGATATCAGTCCGCAGCTCCCAGCATGCAGGAGTTTTAATCCCCGGGTTATGACCCCCAGTGCCCCACTGGGTGTTAACATTAGCCCAAGTAGTCCCACATCCAACAGTGGAGACAGTCCAAACTTTGTCAACAGGAACTTTGTGGGTCCATGTTGCAGAAATCTGGCTCTGAGGGCTCCAATTTATGAACCCAGACTTTTCAGCGGCCCAACTCGTGCAAATCGCGACCCTGTGAATCCAAACTGCAGGAGCGTTAATCCCAGATTTACAAACTGTGAAAACCGCGATGCTGTGCGCCCAGTTTGTGGAAACGGCAACCACAAGGCTCCTGCATGCAGAGAGGATTGTTTCAGCGTCACTAAAGACCAGCCATTTGGAAATAACCAGACTTGTAGGGTCCCCAGATTTGGAAACGATTTTCCTCAAGGCCCAACTTGTCCGCACCTTTCACCTGGAGAGCCGAGCAATGGAGGCTTTCACTTGCCTGCAGCTTTGACTCCAGAAGACATGAAATATGATGAGAGGATAGCGATGGGAGATGAGAAGGACGACACTCAGGACGACACGGATCCCCTGGCAGACGAGGACGACAGCCGGGGCCGGCGCTCCGGCCTCACCAAACGCCTTGAAAACTCATCCGGCTTTGTGGGCGACCGGTTCAAATGTGAGACAACGGAGCTTTACGCCGACTCCAGAAAGCtgagcagagagcagaaagCGCTCCAGGTAAGATCCAGTCtacatttaacttttatttttcttgtcgTCGGGTAAATATCATTTTCACTGGAGGTCTGATGTGGATTTTTCTACTTACCCCCAAACTGACCATGTGTACATCAGTTACTCCCCCGTGTTACGTacagttgtttttctctcctgcctccaCGGTGaccgaagaatccaaaaacagaaGGATTTTGCCGAATAGAAGTAAATTGGGGCAGAAAACTGTGTGTCCAGGTTCTGTGCCTGTTGGAAACTGGATCCAAAAAGGAACCGCTAAGAAACCACTAAGACCCAAAACCATTTATCcagatttgatttattattgaataaaaaacattttatttaaggtttGGCATGTTGTATGAATGTTTGCAATCCAGAagagttaaaaaacaaaaaacaatactcAAATATGTCCCTCTGCAAATAAATGACGGAAAGTAGTTTATTCTCTGGGGGGGAGTGTGGGGGGATTTAGAGAAGACGTAagtgtacaaaaaaaaagaatgtgaaTGAGATAAaagtcatgttttcttttgtcaaggAACCACATCCAGcactcaataataataataataataataataataataatagtgatagTTATACAGCACACTTTAAAACCCAGTGAAACAATAATGTTAAAACTGAAGAATAACTTTATCTTTCACCGTTTCTTCTCCTTAGCGAGCCATGCTGCGCTTCTCCGAGCTCGAGCTGAAGGAgcaagagggaggagaagaagaagaggacatgGTGGGGGAGACGGAGGggggagacggagggagagaagaagaagaggagaagaagagagagggagcaggaggaacCCCCTCTGTAGCCGACGCACCGAGAGgttacacgcgcacacacacacacacacacacactgtgtttgaaCTCTCGGTGCACCTAGCTCGCTTTAAGCCGAACTCACCGCTGCCCATATTTTCTCAGGGAAGCCAAATGTATACACTCACATGTTCTGTAAAGGTTCAGAATTTATGTTTATGATTCTTGACTTTTGATatacttgttttttatttgctttgtttattgtgtgaatTGAGAATCGTTTGAATCCAGAATCGTTTGAATCGTTCAGCGTTTAGAATTGTTTGAATCCAGAATCATTTGAATCGTTCAGTGTTTAGAATCGTTTGAATCCAGAATCATTTGAATCGTTTGAATCATTCAGCGTTTAGAATCGTTTGAATCCAGAATCATTTGAATCGTTTGAATCGTTTGAATCGTTCAGCGTTTAGAATCGTTTGAATCCAGAATCATTTGAATCGTTCAGCGTTTAGAATCATTTGAATCCAGAATCATTTGAATCGTTTGAATCGTTCAGCGTTTAGAATTGTTTGAATCCAGAATCATTTGAATCGTTTGAATCGTTCAGCGTTTTGAATTACAAGGACTTTACATTTTGTAGCAGATCTGTTATCTTTGcgtttgtgtttgcaggtttCCCTCCATCCTGCCCTCACAGCTGCTTCCCCGTCCTCCGAGAGACGGATGGCGCctcagaggaagagaagaagaagaacaaagaagaagaaggaggtctgcaggaggagaagaagaaagaggagaggagtttTATCTCACAACCACAAAGGTTTCTGTCCACAGTCAGAGGCGTGTTCCTGGGACAAGTGTCCACGCCGCCACTCGCAGGTTCCTGTCCCAGCATGCCGATAAACCGGAGACGCATCTTCAACCTGGAGCCGTTTCACcagagcagcatcagcagcGGCCGActgaagagagggggggaggacagggcaggggagagggggggaaacCCCAACAAGAAAACCAAGTTCTTTGACGGTAAGTTTCTTACAGTGTGAATCTTCCGTTTCTCACGATTCAATTATAAAATATTGTCAAGATTAACTCTTTACATCTCGGAGTCACGATTCTCCAAATCCTCCATTAGTTAGTTTGTTAAATGTCCAGGACTGACGGCTTTGCATTGTTCCTGTCTGCATTTGTAAAGATCAACAAACGTGTGTTTTGTGGACTGTAACGTAAAGCTTTGCCTTCAAAGAGCGGCTTCAGTTTATCCTCTTTAAGAACATATCCAcactgcgctgtgttgtctttgagctgaacCCTAAAGTATCGCTCTTTAATAAAGCCAAAGTATTCCCGATTAATCGCTGGCAGAATACTCGAGGACTCATGATGGAGCGCTGCAGCTCTGCTTTAgtgatttaatgtttatttggtattataatgtttttccTAACCTTTAATTGGATGTTACCTTCCACAGACTCCACCCTGGAGGACGTGAAGAAGTTGAAAGTTTGCATTGAGCTCAACGGCCTCCGGCTCAACAAGCCCCGCCTCCCCGGGGAGCTCAGCCAATGGGTGGACGGGAAGTTCAGAGTGGACGCTCCAGCCGTCAGGGCGAGGTCGGAGGTCAACGGAGGCTGGCGTGACCCGACGTTTGTGAGGAGAGATGACCCAAGAGGTAACACGTTTCTAAAcgttgttttaaatgtctcttcTAAGCTTctacttttattctgaagagttgagtgtgtgtgcgtgtgcgtgtgtgtgtgtgtgcgtgtgagctCCATCTGGGTGAGTTAGACGGCTAtaagcaggcacacacacagcagcctcttgttattctgtgtttttgaGCGCTGCGTTAGGCGGCGTTCACGTGAATTTCCCCAGCCGGGAAATCATTTttccgattattccgacaccacatgaatgcaacatttgtgtttactgataattagtggatgttagcatttagctcctGACGTGATATTTCTACGATGGATTCtgactttctgtgttttttttgttttttttcagtttacCACGTGGCTACGCCCTCCCCCCCCCGGCAGCCTTCCCCCCCATCCTTCGCCTCCCTCGCCTCCCCCCGCCTGCAGGACAAGCATCAGAAGCTGAGGGAGAGCCATAGGGTCTCCAgtctgctccctccctccccctcaccCGAAGACCCCAACAAGCCGCAGGGGAAGCGTCCCTGCAAGACGAAGCACACGGGA from Cottoperca gobio unplaced genomic scaffold, fCotGob3.1 fCotGob3_230arrow_ctg1, whole genome shotgun sequence includes the following:
- the LOC115004950 gene encoding BCL-6 corepressor-like, producing MVDASASYRMNPLVAPNIDRNTLVGENYCPHGGILYPGLHPLSAEKPQESGASLPLGYDLLYKPGLLDGQKSANGYVGLYKIPPPGAQKSLLVPATGGEGHGLDRRVQANDKQSELGLNSAWRLPWMSPYTADATMYPFLDMAYKASFLTQPSPFLHQQLAYQSLCAAGTGSSAEDRLFYLPHYGQSHISSPLGSLIRIPTTPPAPAVLSPLPHFQDKDLQGPHQENSAFSPQIHQEPQAVHHTEQQHGAKSSQTMSTKNIISSSSGGSSSSTADLESAPVPHPPCSVPLNNTTPDLQKSLYRNTSSASLPTSRPFYLGSLSSEQRSPMHSGSKTKDGSSNRSSAEKSISPAKTLLDRPVPQNPAKNPGEKPLDLSAKELEEFSNKFSSKLEALAKLGYLPPSHYGLLTSREQNLKKGQPPTVGKTADHPEMISTAPSPWVVPSPAASSTHRSRSCQIIKNKSVDNTSQNSPGSTTVEVTSIPNPASGGRSSSPSPKSKVERSRVTPTDLENPNSKGNKSIPPAKPEAQESQLHPQQQTRMGNSSSKIYGDSYLPPGLGYTNRYIPYSVAENMSLQRMNIPGKGAVYTHPALLGNSSFYPPRMAPKLTYGVPPNQGDFMTYQNTRGMAPPLVSSHPGFGQQDKTWSAEPCRNQERLDAESSQKRDNKTPARDEVVCIDLVRYEADDELSTNRHREDSSKNGSSGCNYIQDPPKVVPHSQAAEPSQGLLPKTSQPQTLHQNSSSPGEEIPEEFPETEEPLSPFPDIPEEQTMRCARTSPQQFSRKSKSGSGAEDCIVPSNVNEAKSLSNKNVIPEPSPSRSSDALDPFSKENGFSDSNILAAVTILKSPVNGGTSDGTVCSSKEPVCRDISPQLPACRSFNPRVMTPSAPLGVNISPSSPTSNSGDSPNFVNRNFVGPCCRNLALRAPIYEPRLFSGPTRANRDPVNPNCRSVNPRFTNCENRDAVRPVCGNGNHKAPACREDCFSVTKDQPFGNNQTCRVPRFGNDFPQGPTCPHLSPGEPSNGGFHLPAALTPEDMKYDERIAMGDEKDDTQDDTDPLADEDDSRGRRSGLTKRLENSSGFVGDRFKCETTELYADSRKLSREQKALQRAMLRFSELELKEQEGGEEEEDMVGETEGGDGGREEEEEKKREGAGGTPSVADAPRGFPPSCPHSCFPVLRETDGASEEEKKKNKEEEGGLQEEKKKEERSFISQPQRFLSTVRGVFLGQVSTPPLAGSCPSMPINRRRIFNLEPFHQSSISSGRLKRGGEDRAGERGGNPNKKTKFFDDSTLEDVKKLKVCIELNGLRLNKPRLPGELSQWVDGKFRVDAPAVRARSEVNGGWRDPTFVRRDDPRVYHVATPSPPRQPSPPSFASLASPRLQDKHQKLRESHRVSSLLPPSPSPEDPNKPQGKRPCKTKHTGGEAARAGDRAGSGDEACGEASPSDPAPSAQHTHVARPPPPEVRRLIVNKNAGETLLQRAARLGYEEVVLYCLERRICDVNHRDNAGYCALHEACARGWPGIVRHLVEHGADVNCSAQDGTRPLHDAVENDHVEVVRFLLACGADPTLTLYSGRGPISMTHSAAMETFLE